TAATTGGGTCATAATAGTTTATGATTggagtgtagattattttagtttggattataatagtatgtgtttgaagtgtaaaccattttagtttgagaaggaaataataaacactgtaataaagaatttaaaaataataaatataaaattgtaaaaacggtagcaaatagtaaatagtgTAGCAAATGAAGGTTTTGAAGTAGTGTTGACTATAGCTAATCGaagattacaaaataatatttattgtagCAAGAGatagttattatagtcttaggataGTTTTTGCCTCAAACACACCTTTAGTGTACTCGATAGTAAGttttataatttcaaaagtAAAGGTGGAACAATGTATGTCTACAAGGGTTCTGAGGTAGTTCTGAGAGATATAAAATGTGGAACATTATATTTTCTATTAGGTTCCACAATTATAGGTTATGTTGCTGTTAAATCGTTTATCCTCCACAAGGATGACATGACTAAGTTGTGGCAtatgagacttggtcacatGAGTGAAAAGTGGATGCAAATTCTGTTAAAGAGGGATCTTCTATGTGGGCACAAGGTGCAAGATGttgaattttgtgaacattATGTATTTGGTAAGCTTCATCGCAACAAGtttccaagaggtgttcatcgtACAAAAGGAACACTTGATTATATCCATTCAAATTGTTGGGGACCTTCTAGAATTGAATCTATAAGTACTTTATGTATAtgattgatgattactcaagaatggtatgggtttttatgatgaaacataaaattgaagCCTTTAAGAATTTCAAGTGGTGGAGATATTGATTGAAAacttggaagaagatcaaaaggtTGTGAATCGATAATGGTTTCGAATTATGTGGATCTGAGTTCAATGAGTTCTGTAAAAATGAGGGGATTGTTCGTCATCATATTGTTAAGGATACTCCAGAACAAAACGGGGTTGCacgtgtcacaccccctcccagattacccttttaattTGGAAAAGGATATGAtggtggtagttactagccctaatGCCAGCACTCACCACCTTAACCTTCTAACCTAAATACCATCTtgttaaacattaataatgtacGCATACAACATGCCTCCACAAGGTTCTACATAAGattatataaacacatgcaAACAGTTATGACATAACATCTACGGGTAAAATATTTATAGTTGGACCTAAACATCactaacaaagccctagtcccactcaaaacatgtgtacataaatagACTATCAACCTAAGTTATTCTTAACAAACCGggcctttcagtggcaagcagcagtaGGATCAAtcttgaggaatctgaccgctacctggaaaagaaaaacatagaaaatctGTAAGCtagtagcccagtgagtgactacagaatcatattacaccatgcattatatcactataaacatgtaaatataccgaTGAGCATCTCAAGCATTTTCCTCTAAACATAAACGTTGACAACCATTCCTAGACATCATTAGAcaacattattccttagttgagaacgagcctacatCGCTTTAGCTCTCAACGTctgttaccggccaagagacccacaCTTCGGCCTCCCTTTAAGGGTATATGGCCTAAGAGACCCAttcttcggcctctcattcagaactacctacatgcacatggagttttctaagtacagtcaataccttaggtactattactcagataccttctccgtgtccTTTAGTACCGGGTTATTTCCTAGCataaaattaagtttcattgcatGCCATTTACACAAGGACTCATTCTATCATAGCCTTCCTCCAGAATGCATGCTTCAacattagaaacttaacttttgtaatgaattcataacataccttggcctgtgttaaAACATATACAAGCCAGAGAAGATACGCTAAgctattcattaaacatttgttgcttgaggaagtataaattcatcatcaacatcattGTAACTTACATGGTcttatatgcataagtattgAAAGCATGAAGttcatttagtcactcacagctcgtcggggctcttaacggtttatacgcctctcctagctcttcttggcttgaaaggacataattcccggttaaatttcttagaattctcagcaaaatacctcaaatagttcgtttactaatgaaactttcataaaaaaaatcagaattACTAGCGAGAAAACCATCATCAGCGAGTTCatcctcatgagtgagatcaaGTATTTCACTAGCAAGACTTCAACATAGCGAGAGTTACCACCTCTAGCTAGATTTGTTTCCACACCAGCGAGATTTAGTCCACAATTCCAGCGAGATTTAACACAAAAATCAGCGAGAATATCATcctaagcgagatcctcatcctcCTTATCTCGCTTTAGCTCTCtacggtgagctgtttgcttgatCTTCCCAAGCAGTTACCTGCTTACGCACAAATTTTctgtttcaacttcaaaaatttataactcaaaataaagaacttttttcaagaaacttccttctacaaacttgtttataattgagttaagtttctttctttaaaatatcAGCCGAAAATTCCTTGTAGTTTGGCCTGGAGCTTCAAATATTCACCTCAAACTTTGATTAATCTGAGAATCTGCCccttctgcaaattcttcactttttgttcttctccttctGAGATCTTTCTCCGGAAAAaaaaccttgaaaactagattctcccagctttcaaatggcactgatTTCACTTAATTTTCTCATTCCATTTGCCGAAACCAAGCTTATGAAgttccattttcttttattcttcatgCCACCTCCCAATCTCAATAGTTAAACCGCCACATCACCCCGCACTTAGTGCTTCCAGCCAAAACCAATTAGTGAGCTCcttcatttaatttgtttttccttcctCTTCCTCCACAACTCCTGTAAATAAACATGGATCTCCACttgtcaaatatttattataatattcctTTGACTAAACATGCTTCTCTAGGAAACttagagttcggggtttacagcATGTATGAATCAGACGTTGCTGAAGAGAGCAAGACGCATGCTTTCTAATGTAGGGTCTGTTAGAAGGTTTTGGACAGTAGCTGTAAATACATGTTATCTGATTAATCGTAGACCTTACACAAGTATTGATTATAAAACACCTTACAAGGTGTGGTCTGGTAAGCCTGcagattattttttattaagaatTTTTGGTTGTACTGTCTACTATCATATTGATAAGGGTAAATTAGAATCGAGAGCTAAAAATGGTATATTTGTGGGTTTTGCGGATGAAGTTAAGggatatagagtctagtcacaatgtgatatttgatgaaaattccatgcTTAACTCAACTGTGAAGCCTTTTGTGACGTTTACTGATGTGGGAGAAAGTAGTAGTGTTGATAAATAGGTGGAAATGCAATTCACTTCAATTGTGAATGAATTACAATACCAAGGTAGAGAAGATCAACACGTTACTACAAAACTGATGTGCCTAAAACATTAGAAGTTGTTCTGCCTGAGAATTCTAGCTCACAAGTAGATCAACCGAGTATAGCTCGTGACAGAGTTAGAAGATTTGGTGTTAGATCTCTTAAGAGGTATGATCTTGAAGATATGGTTAGTTTTGTACTACATATTGCTGAATAGGTAGAACCTTACGAGCCATCCACTTATAGACAAACTATGTCATGTAGTGAATCTACTCAATAGCTTGCTGCTATGGGGGATGAGTTGGAATCTCTTGATAAAAATCAGACTTGGGAATTGTTAAACGACcttaagaggaaaaaaatgtcACTTGTAAATGGATCTTCAAGACAAAGGAAATATAACCTTCAGAGGACATCAAATATAAAGCCTGAGTTGTTGCTACAGGGTTCACACAGAGAGATgagttgattataatgagatATTCTCATCAGTAATTAGACATAATTCTATTGGGGTGTTACTAGCTATAACAACACATCAAATTTGGAACTTGAGCAACTAGATGTGAAGGCAACTTTCTTTCCTGGAGAGTTggaagaagagatttatatgacctaaGCAGATGGGTTCCAGTATCCAGgtaaagaagattatgtttgcaagttgaagaaatctttgtatgggCTAAAGTAGTCTCCAAGGTGTTGGATTTGGTGTCTTAAATCTCatatatcttgtagtttgtaaaaacaaattatatatttaatcaaataagaggtattaattaacatttagactgcattaattcaatcaaataaattaagatccaaggttatgtGATGTCACCTGAatagtatgtggttgacattcaagtggttcatgttcaagttataacctaaaataattgcagtaaatggataaggttgggtgccttatccttgTAATACtgtgaatacgacccactttgtaattattacgTGAGTTGGAAATGTCACATACATTATAagccatattgttcatgtggagacatgtgagtgatgGTATATTGTATAA
The nucleotide sequence above comes from Benincasa hispida cultivar B227 chromosome 3, ASM972705v1, whole genome shotgun sequence. Encoded proteins:
- the LOC120073478 gene encoding uncharacterized mitochondrial protein AtMg00300-like encodes the protein MYVYKGSEVVLRDIKCGTLYFLLGSTIIGYVAVKSFILHKDDMTKLWHMRLGHMSEKWMQILLKRDLLCGHKVQDVEFCEHYVFGKLHRNKFPRGVHRTKGTLDYIHSNCWGPSRIESISTLCI